The Engystomops pustulosus chromosome 1, aEngPut4.maternal, whole genome shotgun sequence genome has a window encoding:
- the PURG gene encoding purine-rich element-binding protein gamma, which yields MDRGRGQRESAGISRNIYPQQYSYPSTQNLEIQELASKRVDIQKKRFYLDVKQSARGRFLKIAEVWIGRGRQDNIRKSKLTLSLSVAAELKDCLGDFIEHYAHLGLRSSHSQRSEHGSEKEHDSRRRPHPASPSGSVGSEEPPTHSVLKTEYIERDNRKYYLDLKENQRGRFLRIRQTMTRGPGMIGYFGQSLGQEQTIVLPAQGMIEFRDALVQLIEDYGEGDIEERRGGVDEPPELPEGTSFRVDNKRFYFDVGSNRYGIFLRVSEVRPPYRNTITVPYKVWTRFGDNFIKYEEEMRKIYNSHKEKRMDARVDSSEEQECPE from the coding sequence ATGGATCGAGGAAGAGGCCAAAGAGAGAGCGCAGGTATAAGCAGAAATATTTACCCCCAGCAGTACAGTTACCCATCCACACAAAATCTGGAGATACAAGAGCTAGCATCCAAGCGAGTTGACAttcagaaaaaaagattttaCTTGGATGTCAAGCAGAGTGCTCGTGGTCGTTTCTTAAAAATTGCAGAAGTTTGGATTGGTAGAGGCCGACAGGATAATATTAGAAAAAGCAAGTTAACATTATCCTTGTCTGTGGCTGCTGAATTAAAAGACTGTTTAGGTGATTTTATTGAGCACTATGCTCATCTAGGTCTTAGAAGCAGTCATTCTCAAAGAAGTGAACATGGAAGTGAAAAAGAGCATGATTCCAGAAGAAGACCTCATCCAGCCTCGCCTTCTGGTTCTGTTGGATCAGAAGAACCTCCAACACACAGTGTTCTTAAAACTGAATATATTGAACGAGACAACAGGAAATATTATTTAGACCTTAAAGAAAACCAACGGGGTCGTTTTTTGAGGATTAGACAAACAATGACTAGAGGACCTGGGATGATCGGCTACTTCGGTCAGAGTTTGGGTCAGGAGCAAACCATAGTCCTCCCAGCGCAAGGTATGATTGAATTTAGAGATGCATTGGTTCAACTCATTGAAGATTATGGAGAAGGAGATATAGAAGAACGACGAGGTGGTGTTGATGAACCCCCTGAGCTTCCAGAAGGGACATCTTTCCGTGTGGATAATAAGAGGTTCTACTTTGACGTTGGCTCCAACCGCTATGGCATATTCTTGAGGGTAAGCGAGGTTAGACCACCATATCGTAACACCATAACAGTCCCCTACAAAGTATGGACAAGGTTTGGGGACAATTTTATCAAATATGAAGAAGAGATGAGAAAAATTTACAATAGCCATAAAGAAAAGAGAATGGATGCACGTGTGGACAGTAGCGAAGAGCAAGAGTGTCCTGAGTAG